CAACACACAATTGTACGAAACTACCACATATGTATTATCTAATTAGATTATAACAGAGCAAAGCAGTGTTAGTTAGTTCATGGTGTTCCTTTCTTTTTGAATGGGGTTATGGGACACCTATAGATTACTGTTTTTTGTTACTTATATTTTGTGAATCTAACATGTAATAAAACACTGGATTAACAGTATTTTTAGGAAAATAATGGTCGGCTAAATACCTTTTGACCAATCCTAAATTATTGTATTTCTGAAACTAACATGCAATACTAATAATGGATTAACGGTCTTTTGTGGCTATGCATATGAACAGTTTTTAGTGTAGAGAGTAGAGTTCAGTTCACAACCAAATTAGCGTGCAGCAGTAAGTATACGACATACATATTGTACATGTCTTTTTTTTTGCAAAGATATTGTATATGTCTGGAGcgctaaaataaaataaaagtataTATGGTAGTGCATAAGTCAGCATAAACAATATATATATCAACATAAATTTATTCCTTGGAAACAATTTGGAATGTGAATCCAACTCGTTACAAAGTAAAGTAACAGTAAGCAATTAAAACTAAACAATTTTCGTGTCACTAAAAGAAAAAGAAGGCGTCTCAAACTAAGCGAAAAAACAACGTTAATGTACATGCAAACAGTATTACTTTTTACAATTGAAAAATATCTAATGCACATCAAAAGTTGTGACAAACAATTATGTGCTTATAATCAAACTTGGATTAAGGTTCATTAGTTATGCTTCGATCAGGCTCCATTCTGATGTCAGCACAACAATGCCTTTCCCCCAACCGTtctcctcctctttcccctcAACACCTTTGCAAAGTTAAATTGTATCCTTTTCCCCCCATTGACAGACCAAGATCTATGAGATCTCCCGGTTCTTCTCCCAATTAACAGTAGTGCATTCTCCAAGAAAGCAGTACCGTATATTCGAGGAGGGAGAGACCATACTAGCTAGAGAAAGAGGTCGTGGTTGCTTTTGTTTAATCTGGTATTTACCAGTCTTGTTGCTACTATCCATGATGATCTTGGTTGTGAGGAGGCCAGTATGGGTAAGGCCATtctgtctcttgggagtgaggaATCGAAGTCTCCTGCGGTAGAATAGGAAAAGTGGTCAAAAAGGAACAACCCCAGTGAAGTGCAACATTGATTCAAATGAGAAAGCTACGGTACTTGAAAGAGAGAAGGATACATGCATGTCAGTGgatacaaaataataataatcaaCATTGTGCATATATGGATCCAACTGTCTACCATAACATTTAAGCTCCAGAAGATATCAAGGTTCAAGTGAGAAAAGATACATGGCAGAGCTGGATTACACGTGAGGAGATAAGAAAGCAGTTTGTTCTGTTGGAATATTTACAGTTTTTTCTTtgtagtggtggtggtgggggctGGGGGCTGGATTTTTTTACAGTTTGCAGGCAAGAACCATGTACTCTATATCTGAGTTGATACCTTGACAAGACTATCTCCATGAACTGTAGTAGGACAAAACGAACAGATCAATGATAACAAATGCCATGCAAGTTCATGCATGCATGGTTCAATGTGAATCGGTTCAtggaaaaaagagagaaagaacaAGTGCCCCGTGTTACTTTGCTCTTTTCACAAGAGCTAATGGTAAACAACTCTAGGACATGTAGTAGTCTGGAAAACAAGAAGGCCGGGCGACCGACACGGAGTAAAAGCTCTCATTTTCGGCTAGCTATATGGTGATGAAAGCAGGAAAGTGTGGCCTTGTTTTTTACGTTGGTCTTTGGGCACCCCTTCCCTTTGGCATGCACTCGAAAGCAAAGCAAAGGGTGGTCCTTGTTTGCATATATTCATGATGTCTCTTCTATCTCACTAGCTAGGAGCAGCACCAAAGCTCTCTCTCGATTTTGTTGGCTTGCATGCTGTAAAAGCGCCTAAAATGGCGAATTTATAAATAGGAAACAAATGGGATAAAAAGCTGTCATGCTGAAGGCCTTGTTCCACAGTACTCCTACGGCCCGGGGACAAAGAAACTGCAAGGCCCCACACTGAAGTTTCCTCTCAGGCCACCCTGGGGCAGTCTTTCTTTTTTATGCCCTCTACCACGCAACTTGCAGCTTTCCCACCTATATCTAGGAGTATATGGATCAAGATAACCGAATGTGGATTAACTTATTAGGGACTGATTAATGTGCTTAGCTTAAACCATGCCAAAATGTCACATGCAACTCATAGGTTACATGTATACATGCTGGTTAgtttttttaatttttatttttataaagAGAGCACCCTCTTCGATTTCCATTATAAGAAACCACAGTGTCCGGACTCGCAAACATATAGCACATCATCGCTGGTACGTTAATTACGTTGTTATGTTTTTCTTATCAGTTTTCATACACGCATAGGAGGCAAAACAAAAACAAGTAATGGAGGTTACTTACTCCTTTTGTGCATGTAGACGTGCACCCCATTACCAGTTCTTCCAAGCCAGCAGACCTGCGGTCAATCTTTTGCTggtgctgttgctgttgttgcaTGTTCTGTGGTAATAATGTTGAATGAAACAGTAACTAAAGCGTTCTTTTAGTAAAGAGAAAAAAAGGTAAAGAGACTATAAAGATATAGTATATTTGACTTAACTGAAAACTTAGGAAGGATATAAACAAATAAGCTGGTATTGCATTAACATCGTTAGATGAAACAAACATTTTCCATAAATTCCAAATGGTTCCATCCGTGAAGGACGGAATTATAGAGCACCATAGTTTAGTGTACTTTAAAATACAAGTGGTTTCTCATGCTATGCTTATAATCAACCTAGAAAGCTGAATATGCTACAACACAAAGAATCCTTCTAAAATTGTGTATCCTCTCTATATATATTTTTGTAAAAAGTTGCAATGCATCTTCCACCATAAATTACACGGCATAAAGTTGGTGGAACATATATGTGTGCCGTACCATGAAAATTACATATATAGTAACCGTGTGTGTTCAGAAATTCTATGAAACAATCTACCCATGTTTTAAAAACACAATATCATTTTACATAGGCTGGTTTATTTGTGTAAATTTATGAAAATACCTTTCAACTGCAAAACAAAAGGACTAGTTATGACATTTTAGTTGTGCTTTTAAGTAATTTCTAGATTGTATATACACTAGCCAACCTAGCTTGAGAATCCCATATATGAATTGATGTGAAATCTTGAGAAAGAAAATGGATGTTAGATTGGGGGGATAATAAGTGTTTTTCAGTTGTTAGCAAGCCGGTAAGTGCCTAAATTTGTGTAGACAAGAAGCACATAACTAGTTACATTTTTGTTCCCTCAATGTGAATAAACACATGCGTTCATACGGTGGTTGCAAACTTGCATTGGAGAGCTCAGTTACTCAAGAATATATACAAGCATCATATATATTCCAGATGAATGTGTACAAGCTAGCAGGATGGAATCACCTGAAATTTGTCGTGGTGGAGAAAAATTGCTGGCACGTGAAACTGATCATGGTCGAGCACGACAGAAGTGTGCTGCAACGGCGGCGGAACTGTAGCTGAGATGGGGTTCGTCGGCCTACTGATCAGGAAGGACGTGGCAGGCACGGCCGTTGTTGCAAGCTCCGGCCGGTGAGGCTGTTGTTCCTGACCGGCATGCTGCTGATGCTCTGATCGCCCAAGCTGATCGGACGGCACCTGATCAGCACCTATACCAACCTGTTCAACACACAGAAATGAATGCCGAAAATGTATATCTTCGTATATTTTCTTATATTtacatatttaaaaaaaaatctagATGGCTAGTCTCCTTTATATCTCACTCATCAATTCGTGCTCCCTTTCAGTTATGCTGTTACATGCGCGTTTGAGCTTTCTGGAAATCTATTTTTTCTCTTAGGTAGGAGAGAATGGGACGCATCTATCAACTATTGAAAAGAAACTTGCTGGCACTTCTTGCTTTCACGGTGGGTGTGGATGGTTTCTAGCTAGCGTTGCTTGCAGTTTGAGTAAAATGATGTGAGGCTCGAACTAATTAAAAGGACCGGCGACCCTCTCCCATGCTGTGTGATGTGCATATGCATGCATGTAGCCAAGCTCAGCTTTTGCTCTGCACTGGCGAGCCCATCGATCCTACACACAATAGGATTAGGTCAGCTACCCGATCGAACAGCAGCCCATCCATGCATACGCACGCGATCGACAGGCAACTAAACTAACCGAACAGAAACCATCGATCTACTACATCCGTAACTCGAAACTGTAGcggcatgcatgcgtgcgtgcatGGGAATGCTCGGACCAACCGAGCAAACCGTACTTTCGCGTGATCTGCATGATGTGCTCCTGGACCTACCGGCAGCGTTAGCTATATCGACATACAGTAGTGTAGATCTAAGCAAACCAACGATGTGGCGAGACGGAGAGACGAAAGAATGTCTAGTTACCTCCTCGAAGCTCTTCCTGAAAGGCGCGAAGCTGAAATGGTCGCCGGAGTGTTTCAAGTGCTGCATCTCGACGGCGGCCGCCATGGCATACCCAGCCGGGTACGACGTTGCCGACAAGGCCTCGTGGTCCCTCGACGAGGAGCTGCCGCTGCCGCTGTCCCTCATACGCTGCTCCTGCACCGTCACTGCCGCCGCGGCGGCAATGGCCACCGCGCCACCGGCACCTCCACGGTCTGAGGAGGCGGACCAGCTGCACTGCCTGGGCTGCGTTTGGTAGAAGATCTTGCAGACGACGAGCTCCCCCTCCTTCTCTTCCTCGAGGTCTCCGAgatggtactggtgcatcacccagttggtttTCTCGGGCTTGCGGTGCTTGCCGAAGTTGGTGTAGAGCACCAGGATCTTCTTGCAGCCCTTCTGCCGGCCATTGGCCATCACTGGTCGGGtcttgccggtcttgtgccacctCGTCTCTCCTTTATGCACATCGCACTCCGTCTGTATCTTGCGCCGCTTCCTCGTGCCTGTCGTGTACGCCTTGGAAGGGCgatgga
The Aegilops tauschii subsp. strangulata cultivar AL8/78 chromosome 3, Aet v6.0, whole genome shotgun sequence genome window above contains:
- the LOC109776267 gene encoding NAC domain-containing protein 75 isoform X1; this translates as MNRGHISSSELIDAKLEEHRISTARHCPNCRHKLDCKPKDWLGLPAGVKFDPTDQELIEHLEAKVREEGSRSHPLIDEFIPTIDGEDGICYTHPEKLPGVTMDGLSKHFFHRPSKAYTTGTRKRRKIQTECDVHKGETRWHKTGKTRPVMANGRQKGCKKILVLYTNFGKHRKPEKTNWVMHQYHLGDLEEEKEGELVVCKIFYQTQPRQCSWSASSDRGGAGGAVAIAAAAAVTVQEQRMRDSGSGSSSSRDHEALSATSYPAGYAMAAAVEMQHLKHSGDHFSFAPFRKSFEEVGIGADQVPSDQLGRSEHQQHAGQEQQPHRPELATTAVPATSFLISRPTNPISATVPPPLQHTSVVLDHDQFHVPAIFLHHDKFQNMQQQQQHQQKIDRRSAGLEELVMGCTSTCTKGETSIPHSQETEWPYPYWPPHNQDHHG
- the LOC109776267 gene encoding NAC domain-containing protein 75 isoform X2, which gives rise to MNRGHISSSELIDAKLEEHRISTARHCPNCRHKLDCKPDWLGLPAGVKFDPTDQELIEHLEAKVREEGSRSHPLIDEFIPTIDGEDGICYTHPEKLPGVTMDGLSKHFFHRPSKAYTTGTRKRRKIQTECDVHKGETRWHKTGKTRPVMANGRQKGCKKILVLYTNFGKHRKPEKTNWVMHQYHLGDLEEEKEGELVVCKIFYQTQPRQCSWSASSDRGGAGGAVAIAAAAAVTVQEQRMRDSGSGSSSSRDHEALSATSYPAGYAMAAAVEMQHLKHSGDHFSFAPFRKSFEEVGIGADQVPSDQLGRSEHQQHAGQEQQPHRPELATTAVPATSFLISRPTNPISATVPPPLQHTSVVLDHDQFHVPAIFLHHDKFQNMQQQQQHQQKIDRRSAGLEELVMGCTSTCTKGETSIPHSQETEWPYPYWPPHNQDHHG